TCCTTGGGCACTCAGAGAGATCTGGAAATTTGCCATGAAGGAGATGGGAACTCCAGATGTGTGCATTGACACCAGGCTCAACAAAACTGTCTGGGCCAAAGGAATGAGGAGGAATGCTCCATGCCATATCCGTGTGTGGTTGTCCAGAAAATGTAACAAGGATGAAGATGCACCACACTAGCTCTGTATGTTGGTTGCCTATGTACCTGTCACCACTTTCAAATATCTACAGacagttgggtgcctgggtggctcagtcagttacgcatctgcctttggctcaggtcgtgatcccagggtcctgggatcgagtcctgtgttgggctccctgctcagcagggagtctgcttctccctctacccttccccctgctcgtgatcttactcactctctcaaataaataaataaaatcttttaaaaaatctacacaGTTAATGTGGATGAGAACTAACCAACTGCTGATTATCAAATAAAGGTATAaactaccacacacacacacacacacacacacacacacacacacacacgaatctGTATGGCTCGGAGAGGGACTGAGTGTGAGTGAAAAGTGAGGAAGATGGAGGAGCCAAAGACTGGGCAAGACTTTGCAGCCTTGTGCCCGTCAGAGTAGTTAGGTTCAGTCTTGGAGTCTTGGCTTATTATACTTGCTTCCGTGTGTCTTGGTGGAGTTAGATACTTTTAAACATCTATAGAGAAGGAAAAAGCCTGTAGAAACACTTACAATGTATTATAATTACAAtcttcaagaaaaacaaaaatgatgcaGGGAGTACAGCCATGACACATAATTGTAGTCAATCCATTGGGTGCAGTGGCACCATTTTTCGATGGTGCTAAAAACAAATGGGCTCTTCCAGAAGCGGTAATTGTTTATTTATCCTGGACCAAAGCCCTGGAGTAGGTGCTGTGTCACGTACTAAGCTGAATCACACACACAACTGCGCCAAGGGTACCAGTCCAGTTGGAGAGGTGACTTCCATGGGAGAGGTGTGAACAGATGTTAAGAGAGAGCAGATCTATTGATGACTCAGAGAAAGCTTTATATGGAGGACGTGTGAATTGCTGAGCCTAGCAGGACAATGGAGTATTTGACATGTAGAGATGAGCATACATGGGGATTTAGGGCAAAGGGAATGGGAAGAGCACAGACCTGGAGCATGGAAAGAGCAGAGCACAGCTACATGGAGAACTACGAACTCTTTGGTTTGGTTGGAACATAAATTGTATGAGTGGGAAGAAGGGGAGATAAGTTTGAGGCCAAATAATGGAGGCCTTATACACCCAACTGAagttttagattatttttagtAGGTTCAATGCTTTTCAGGTAGTAACATCAGCAGAGCTGTGCTTTGGGAAAATTAAGCAGACAGCACCATGTGGATGAGAGGGGAAGCGACTGATCCTGTAGGGATGGTGAGAAGGCTTATATGATCGGCCAGGCAACATATGAGTGTTGAAGGCTTGATTGAACAATGGATGTGGCTGTAGGAATGAAGAGGAGGGGACAGGTGCTCTGGACACAACCGAGCCTGACCCTACAGCCTCATCTCCTCAAAGAATGCATTGGGCAGGGAGGAGAAAGTATCAGAGCATTAAgactaaaataatacaaatagaaATTGGGAATACTAGAGGAGAAGCACTTTTAGGAGATAAGATGATGAGTCTGCCTTGGGTATACTGAGTGTCTAGCTAAACGTCTGGCTGGAGAGTACTTCAGGAAATTAAAACTATAGGACAAAGCCCCAGGAAATGGTCAGGTTGGGGATACAGATCTGGGCAGCTGTGTGGAGGTGAGAGTTGGAACCTTAAGAGGGGACAAGATGGCCAAGGAGAGAGTGAGAAACAGGCAGGGAGGGATTCAGGGACAGAACACTGGGGAATCTTTGCACTTAGGGTgtaggaaggagaggaggagcagactAGGAGCAAGGGAAGGGGCGCTGTGATGGAAGCAGGAGAACCAGGAGAGTGGAGTATCTCGGAAGTCAAGGGAGGAACGTGTTCCCAGAATTGGGTGGTCAAAATGGAGCAGGTGGTGGCTTCCGACTATGAGAGCAGGGAGCTTAGGTGGAAAAAGTAGGCCAGAGCAAGACCATGGGAAGTCTTCTAGGGGAGAGATAGTATAGCATGGTGATTTAATCCTGTCTCTACTACTCACTATCTGTTTGACTTTgggcatttcatttcatttttgccttaatttgtgcctcagtgtcctcatctgaaaaGTAGGCATAATGCTTGCATGTATGTTGTGaggttgtatgtgtgtgtatgttgttttgaacagtgcctggtacgAGGAAAGTTCTAAATTACTGTTAATTACTGTTCACTATCATGATTATGTGCCAAGCTGAGGAGTTTTGACTTTTATCTGTGGGTGATGGGGTCATGGACAGGCTCCAGCAAGGGCATGGCATGGTTAGAAAGCAATCTCCTCCTTCATCCAAGATCCAGTTGGAATTTGAGAACCAGATACAATtactagaaaaaagaaagtgctagCTATTGTGGTGATATCTgagaaggaggagagataaaaggcCTTGGGGATCGTCTGCTTGGTCCTTGGTGAGCCCTGAGTTTCCGGAGAGGGATGGGAATGGGAGATGGAGTACAAGGGTTTGGGAATGCATTGGGCAGGGAGACAATAGAGGACCTGTGCATATGTTCTTTGAATATTCTGACCATATGGGGTAAGAGAGGATATCATTTGGAGGGTGGCAGGGTAGCATGGTCTTAGGGAGGAGGAAAGACAAAAGAGGCAGCCCAGAGGACAGACAATATAGAGACATTTAAAGCAAGGATGTCCTCAGTGGACATGGCAGCCCCCGAAATGAGAGACAAAATGTCGGTATGAATTAGACTGTGAGGCTGTTGGTTTAGAAATGAGGATGATAAGGTAGAGCTTTTCTGGATTTTGCAGGGGAGGCAAGAGGTGAGCTCATTTGTGGAAGGAGAGCCCAATGAACATGAGGCTGGGAAATTGAGAAGGTTGGAGATTTGGAATGGGTCTTATTGGGAACACATGAGGGGAGGGTCAGATGGAGGCAAACAGAAGGTCTGCCTTGTGTCGGCAAAGTCCAGCCGAGACTGGGTATTACTGATTTGCTGTGGAAATCACTGGTTTGTTTTCCAGCCTTTCTCTAATGCCACTTGGCAGCTGGCAATGAGGGAATGTGGATAGTAGAGGCTTTGGGACACCAATAAAACACCCCTCAAGTGGCTGGCCCCAGGACCTACACTGAATAAGGAGGCAAATGAAGCCATAAGAGGACTGTAGTAATATGAGACTGAACAAAGGGAGGGCGCTgcaggaggaaggagacagggagaggtgagggaaggagggggagagataCGAAGGGGCTGTAGTCAGAGAGGGCAGTTTCAGCTTTCAAGATCTTTGTGGGAGAGCAGTTTCAAACGATGATGAAGACCAAGTGTGGCGAGGGTCCGGTCTGAAGTAAAGAGTAAATCTTAATTTATGCATTACGATTATGAAGGTGTTTTCTGAGTTCAACTTCAAAACTCCTTAAAGAAAATTAACCAGGTGGTGTCCTGTggatgagaaggaaagagacaatACGGTGTGAGAAAGCTAAGTTCAGTTGATGGACAGGAAGTCAGAAAATGTCTAGAGGTGCTAAGTCAAGAAATAGTAGTATAAGCGTATAAATCTCCTGGGTCAAAGGCAGAAACATAAGTGATCGCATGGCTTTTGCAGATGAATGGTTATAAAAACAAGCAGGCCACTTGGGGTTTGATCTTTGAAGTACTCAAGGCATATTTAGGGAATTTGATTCATGTTCAGGTTTGGCGCACGGAGAGTCTctctggcctgccatgtctcttCCATGAGTGCAGTCTTCTTGCTGCTGGGTATGCGGTTGAAGAGTAAGACCCCGGAAGGCTGCGTGGCCTGAGCTGCTCTCTGATGGGGGAAAtggattttcatctttttttttttttaaagattttatttatttatttgacagagagagagatcacaagtaggcagagaggcaggcagagagagaggaggaagcaggctccctgcggagcagagagccctatgtggggctcgatcccagaaccctgagatcatgacctgagccgaaggcagtggcttaatccactgagccacccaggcgcccctggattttcATCTTTGATTAACATCAGAAAGTGactcttagggcgcctgggtggctcagtgggttaagccgctgccttcggttcaggtcatgatctcagggttctgggatcgagtcccgcatcgggctctctgctcagcggcgagcctgcttcctcctctctctctgcctgcctctctgcctacttgtgatctctatctgtcaaataaataaataaaaatcttaaaaaaaaaaaaaaagaaagtgactcTTAGTCCATAAACAGGCAGGAGGAAGCCCTGTTACTATAGCACACTGGAGAATGCAGAATGCgggtggggaggaacagaagcGTCTGACTAGGCAATGGAAAGCTCTCAGGTTGCAGAAAGAAAGttgggaatgagagagagatcatggggaggtggagggagaggggaaaaaagaaagaggggagagggagggaatacTAAAGTTGGGAGGGGGCtagggatagtgtaagtctctaaggaattttggaagcagggtttccaggaccttgaggggcaatagctattgttgggaaaaggtcatttattactgtctagtaAAACCTTAGTTATGAGACCCTTTAAGATGTTTGTCAGTGGGTCATaggcttgggggatgattgccaacatggaTCTTGGGGAGCAGACATAAGGGAAGtttctgaaagaattttttttttaagattttatttatttatttgagagagagagagggagagagagcatgagaggggagaaggtcagagggagaagcagattccccgtggagctgggagcccaatgcggaactcgatcccgcgactccaggactccgggaccatgacccgagccgaaggcagtcgcccaaccagctgagccacccagacgccccagaatTTTCACATGTTTAAGTAGACTTACAGGGTCCTGGGGGTCAGGCTGAAATTGCCTTTTGGCCTTAATGAACTGTCAACATccaggcagctgagttcctagaggaatgtcactccgcctgtcaatgggctgtaagtagtaaggaaatttaatcatttttcttctgcctttgtttcccacgtCAACACTATCTactggagatagcatcagatcccacaggtgaaAGGTTCAATCCTGCAAGActgccccccccatcccccgctcCATCCCCAGCCCCTACTACAGATGCCAGCCGCCAGCCCAACTTATCACCGGTACTTCTGACTGACAGGCTACACATTGGAAGTTCCAAGATTATTGGAAGTTCCGATGATTCCCTTTTTGGGTTCTATTAATTTGCTAAAGGCCCTCACAGAACTCACAGAAATGCTTAACTCTACAGAACAAACTGGAGGTCTCCAGAGGGGAGGGGCTTGGGCGGGTGGGCGGAAGGAGTGAAGGGGGTTAAGAgcacatttatcatgatgagcactgagtaatgtggaAAATTGtccaatcactatattgtacacctgaaactgatgtaccactatatgttaactctactggaatttaaaaaaaatcaacgcacagaaatattttttgtgCTAGAtttctggtttattataaaagaatataactcaggaacagccagatggaggAGATGCGCAGGGCAAGACATGGGGAAGGGACATAGAGCTTGCAAGCCCCCTCCAAGCATGCGGCTCTTCCAATCTCCATGTGTTCGCCAACCCAGAAGCTTTCTGAACCccattcttttgtgttttgtggAAGCTTTTTTTATGGAAGTTTTTATGGAAGCTAGGCATGATTGATTTAAATCATTGACCTTTAGTGATTGGATTCAATCTCCagtccccctccccttcccagaggTAGAGGGCTGGGTGGGACTCATTCCAACTCTCTGATCACATTGTTGGTTCCCTCATCCTTAGGAGTGACCCCAAGGTAGCCTCATTAACATAATAAGACAGCTTTGTTCTCCTCACTTAGGAAATGTTTTAAGCGTTGCGCAGGAAATGGACAAAgaccacatatatatttttatttataaatcacaGCATCACAGCCCTTCATTCCCTTGTAGCTActgccttctttcctctccttcctagACTCTTTTAAAAGGAGTCTCTACTTGGCTCTACTTCCTGCCCTCCTCCAGTCCACTCATCTGCCCACTGCTGGCTGGTTTTTACTCTTAATTCCCTAAGAGTTCTGTTTAATAAAATCACCAGTAACCTGCCAGTATTCAGTGGAGCTCCGTGTTGAGAGCTGATCCTCATTAAGCCCTCTTCCCTTGGCttcctttggctttctttctacTACTTCTCTGACTCATTCATCCTGTTattcttttctccctttgttccccccgcccccggccttaatatttttgtttcatttatctatCTAACAGCATTTATCCAACTACACAGCCCTGGCTGTATACCCTTCACTGTGCCAGCTGCAGAGGAATCCATAGCCTGGGCTCACAAGGGCTTCATAGTCCAAAAGTCGGAGGAAGCAGTGTGATGTCATGATACGCTCAAGTGCAGGCTGCAGCTGGGatgtggggaggggcgggggggggggggagggagtggTCCCTTTTGTTAGACCAGGGATCGGGTTAAGAAGGGTCCAAAAGTATTCTGCCTggacccctctccccctgctttgaGCTATACTTCTTTTATAGATGAGCTATACTTCATCTCTCAgtgctcatctataaaataatgcGGCGGTTATGGAGGTGTGTTGCTCAGATGTCTTTTTCAAGAGAATCTGCTTTGAGGAGTGAAGTTGACTCACAGCCCCCAGCTGTTGTCTTTGGATCTGCGATGGCCTGTATACTGAGGCACGCTTCTCCTGGGCACCCCCAGCTAGTGACGGAGCGTGGTGGCAGCAATGGAGCCCCGCCAGTTCTGCCCAGTGCAGGGATCTACTGGACAGTCTCAGCTCAAAGGCCCCCCATTTGCCTGGCTGAGACTTTCTGAGGGTCCTATATGTTAAGGAGCCTCCTCGCAaaccctccctcctctttcttctttcagagGCTATCAGACCTGCATCATCACCTACTCCTGCACTCTCCCCTTTATCCTCTCGTGGTATTTTCCCCACCAAATCACTCGAGTGCCTGAATGTTTTGGCATTTGAACCTGACACAGGGATATGACAGGACCTGCCTTAGAGTGCTGTTGTGAGAATTTAGTGAGTTCGTGTATGGGAACTGCTTAGAAAAGAGCCTGGTACACAGCAAGTGTTAGGCTATTGTTGTTGTTAGCTATTGTTACGATTATTTTATTATCCTTTAGATCTCAACTTCTATTTACTCTCTCTCCAGAAACCTCAGATCTCCCTAGAGTGCTCCAGCAGCATCTTGTCcttaattctgttccattgctttgttttcttgtcGGCCTTCACCCTTAGATGGTAAATTCAATGAATAATGGGAACCTTGTTGGGTTTACCGTTGTTTATCCGTGCCTAACATTGTGTCTGACTCATAGTAGGTATTGAATTGGTGTTTGTTGAATCAAAATGATCGTTCAGCTGAGTATTAATGGATGAGTGTTATTGGCCAAATGGATGAGGACTGGGAAAGAAGGGATTGTTGAGAGAATTGTGTACTGGGCCATGAAAGGCCTGTACTGTGTGGGGTACTGGAAGCTGCTATGACTGAAGAGTTCGTGCAAGAGGGATGTGGCCAAAAAAAGAAGCCTAAGGAGTAAGTCAAAGGCCTGAACCCCTCGATGGCCTGAATCCCAAGCCAAAGAGTATGAATGGTATAGATTCACCTCATGCAGGTGTCATGTACAAGCCTTATGATGTGCTGGTGGGCTCACGCCCATCTGTGATGGTGTCTTATGTCGTTATGAATCATATGTTACTGCACCCAACACTATAGGCTGCCCCCAAATGGTGGCTGTTTCTCTAGAACTACATGAAGAAATGTAGGCCTCTCTGAACATTCATTTCAACAACGCATCTGATTGGTCTTTATTTACAAACTACTTTGGCTGCAGTATCTCCCCCAAACAATTGGGTCTCTCAACCCATCTCTTTGCCTTCCTCACAGCCCTGTTAAATATACCTTCCACTCACGCTGTGGGGCAGATCTCTCTTGAGCTAAATGTGCTCATCTTACTCCTCAATGGAATACCTCCCGATAACAGCACACTCTGGTTGCCTGTAAGATAACGTCCAGATTCTTTAGTGTGGCCCAGAAGGAATGCCCAGACCAGGTCTGTGTCCTCTGTGTGCTCTATGCCGCACCACGCTGAAGGGCTTGTAGGCATCGGGAAGTCATGCTGCCCACCACTTCCTTTAAATACATGCTGTGGCTTCCTGGAATGTTCTTCATCCTGGTCTGCTTCTTGAACTCTTAGCTGTCTTACAGGAAGTAGTTGCCAAAACACTGCCCCCTGTGAAGCCATTTCTAACTTGGTAGGCCTCAAATCCCACTCGTTTGCAGCCTCATCACACTGTGTGTTTGTTGTTAGGACACTGGCCATACTGCCTGGCACTCATCCTGTTACCTCTGATACCCTCTCTGGACTGTGGCTCCAGGAATATTGGTGACTGTAGAGTCCCCAGCTCCAGgagcagtgtctggcacatagcatATCCTCAGTAGATAACTGGttaaagagaaaaggacagaaggaagTGAAAGCTGGtctctttcttttgaaacagaaGGGCATCCCCTCACCATGTGGCTGTGCCTGGTGGCCCTCGTGGGCCTCTACTTCCTCCTGCGCTGGTACCGGGAGAGGCAGGTGGTGAGCTACCTCCAAGACAAGTACGTCTTCATCACGGGCTGTGACTCGGGCTTCGGGAAACTGCTGGCCCGGCAGCTGGACCTGCGAGGCTTGAGGGTGCTGGCCGCGTGTCTGACGGAGGAGGGGGCCCAGCAGCTGAGAGGCCAGACGTCAGACAGGCTGGAGACGGTGATCCTGGATGTCACCAAGACAGAGAGCATCTCTGCGGCCGCCCATTGGGTGAAGGAGCGAGTAGGGGACAGAGGTAAGGAGAAGTAGTTTCTCCTTTCATTTACTTGGGCATGAAGTTGTTAAAGTTTTCTCTCTACATGTAATACCCCAAAGTAGGGCCTAAAAGGCTGTCTTTTTCATTTGAAGGATAGTTGTGATCTTTGGTGGTGTTTCATTTCCTTAACAATGTTTACCTTGAAAAATGAGCCAAATGGATTTGAAGCTATTATCTCACCTTGCCAGTGGAGTATTTATAACCATAGTTCtttatgtttctgtttaaagaattTTCAAGGTATTCTTAAGAAAGTCATCTTCTCCCCCCGGCTACTGTTTAAAATAGAGTtattcctgggcacctgggtggctcaattggttaagtgtctgtctttggctcaagtcatgatcccagggtcctggaattgagtcccacatggggggcagagggcgtttccctgatcagcggggagtctgcttctccctctccccctgccactctccttgcttttgtgccctctctgacaaataaataaataaatgaaatcttaaaaaaattaagttatatttagcatacatattttatatgatatGTCTTATAATTCTGGTATCTAATGTCTTTGTGAGTCttgttttgcttctctctttttttttttttaagattttttatttatttatttgacagagagagatcacaagtagacagagaggcaggcagagagagagagagaagcaggctcgctgctgagcagagagcccgatgcgggactcgatcccaggaccctgagatcatgacctgagctgaaggcagcggcttaacccactgagccacccaggcgcccctgttttgctTCTCTTGATTCTGCTGGTTCTTGCATTTggtgttttgtttccttctgtaTTTTGATTTATGACCATGAACTACAATTTTTCTTAGTAGCTCTGGTGATTCCCTGATGCCTTACATAAAGATTCTTCCAGAGAGGATCCATGTTTGCTTCTATCATGTGCCAGGGGTGCTCAGAAGCCTTGATCACCTTGAACTTAATTCTTGGCTTGACATTTTTGGAACATCCAGATAGTGGGAATTGGGCTGCAAACTCTGATGAGAGATGGCTTGTAGTAATGATTCCTCAGGGTTGATAGGGATGATTCTTGCTCCCTCCCCACAACGGTAAAGTTCAAGGTGGACAGTGTTACTCTCAGTCCTTTGGAAGGACTTTCTATCTCACCCTTATACAGATAGCATAGCCATTAAAGATCCCGGTTTAatgaagaaagtattttttattagaaTCCCTACCTTAGGTGGGTTCTGGACTTCATATcttattgtgtatttttttgaGGCTATAAATATTGAAATTCAAGTTCACACTGGTTGGCAAATTCCCTCAAATCAAAAGCCGGCACCAGTGTTCTCTTTATTGTCTCTGGATTCCTGCCTTTTCCTAGTTTTTGCCCTAACCTTCCTCTACTTTCTTGTTAACTGATAGatttaagaacattaaaaaaacaggggcacctgggtggctcagtcattaagtgttgcctttggctcaggtcatgatcccagggtccggggattgagctgcgcatggggttccctgctcagcaggaagcctgcttctccctctccctctgctgctcccctgcttgtgttccctctctctgtcaaataaataaataagtaaataatcttaaaaaaaaaaaagaacattaaaaaaatacattttgtctAACATTTTTAGTTGCTGTCAGCCGGAAGACGGATTAAGGTAAATAGTCTGTCGGTTTTGTCTGAAACTGAACTTCCGCTTTGACTTTGTTTTAGGACTCTGGGGCCTGGTCAACAATGCAGGCATCTTCCACCCACATTGCTACATCGAGTGGCTGAAGATGGAAACCTATATGGATGTCTTCAAAGTGAACCTCATTGGTTTGATTGAGTTGACCTTGAGCATGCTTCCCTTGGTGAGGAGAGCACATGGGAGGATTGTTAATGTCTCCAGCATTCTGGGAAGAATTGCTTCCTTTGGAGGAATCTACTGTAGCTCCAAGTATGGAGTAGAAGCCTTTTCAGATATTCTGAGGTAACACTCTTAagttaaaacaaaagcaacaaatatGTCATAGGCACTGTGCTAATTGCTTTCGCCtacattatcttatttcattACTCCAAAAATCTTGATTTATAGATATTATTACTAGTTTGTTTTatataggaaactgaggctccgatTTAAGTCTCTTTCCTAAAGTTCACCTGCCGCAACCCAGATTTGGCAGAACTGTGTTTTGACCGTAGGTCTCTGTTTCCTTCCACCACATCACACTTTAATTCTCAAGATTTAGCTTTGATAAAATTTcctttctcagggcacctgggtaactcacacagttaagcgtctgatccgagagtcctgggatcaagccccacattggcctccctgctcagtggggagtctgcttctctctctgcctgctgccc
This DNA window, taken from Meles meles chromosome 7, mMelMel3.1 paternal haplotype, whole genome shotgun sequence, encodes the following:
- the HSD17B6 gene encoding 17-beta-hydroxysteroid dehydrogenase type 6, with translation MWLCLVALVGLYFLLRWYRERQVVSYLQDKYVFITGCDSGFGKLLARQLDLRGLRVLAACLTEEGAQQLRGQTSDRLETVILDVTKTESISAAAHWVKERVGDRGLWGLVNNAGIFHPHCYIEWLKMETYMDVFKVNLIGLIELTLSMLPLVRRAHGRIVNVSSILGRIASFGGIYCSSKYGVEAFSDILRRELQHFGVKISIVEPGYFRTGMTELQRCLEKLKQAWEEVPAHVKEAYGQKFFDAHYNGVKQELLKCSTNLNLVTDCMEHALTSVYPRTRYSAGWDSQFFFIPLSYLPTSLSDYILTRSWPKPAQAV